A region of Haloplanus sp. XH21 DNA encodes the following proteins:
- a CDS encoding MFS transporter, with amino-acid sequence MSDRWLYAWGLASVGLGGASLVVPLYVVALGGGPVTLGVLAAAAAFAGVPGALGVGWLADRTGHRRRYILAAIGAVAVSLAVVPAVESIPVVVAVNAVLWFAFAAALPVLTLLVVVDTPESAWSDRIARLNRIQGIGWALGLLVGFCVVLAGEVAAIPSIAAQRVVCLVCAASAGGGGVVALRSLPADADSETGPGPNRLRRAIRGASRFGVRGASFPFTPRAVDPRRLHPRRFVRRFTPDLALFFVAIALVFAGFGAFFAPLPAYLAAVGFGDQAVFGLYLVLNVGAAAFFGVSARLTARYETMLVHVGALAVRGVAIPAVVVTGGALAPAALVFAAIGCAWAVIAVTAGTLVTRLSPAVVRGEALGVYSALSAAAGGVGSIAGGWLAARAYLRAFGVAGGLVLVGAGVVALLRWRVRRRAADDPERSLYSLDSTE; translated from the coding sequence GTGTCTGACCGGTGGCTCTACGCCTGGGGGCTCGCGTCCGTCGGCCTCGGCGGCGCGTCGCTCGTCGTCCCGCTGTACGTCGTCGCGCTCGGCGGCGGGCCGGTGACGCTGGGCGTCCTCGCGGCCGCGGCGGCGTTCGCCGGCGTCCCGGGCGCTCTCGGCGTTGGCTGGCTCGCCGACCGAACCGGACACCGTCGCCGGTATATCCTCGCTGCGATCGGCGCGGTGGCCGTGTCGCTCGCGGTCGTTCCGGCCGTCGAATCGATACCGGTCGTCGTCGCGGTGAACGCCGTTCTCTGGTTCGCCTTCGCGGCGGCCCTGCCCGTCCTCACGCTCCTCGTCGTCGTCGACACCCCCGAATCGGCGTGGAGCGACCGCATCGCCCGTCTCAACCGGATTCAGGGCATCGGCTGGGCGCTGGGCCTGCTGGTCGGGTTCTGTGTCGTCCTCGCCGGAGAAGTGGCGGCGATACCGTCGATAGCCGCCCAGCGCGTGGTCTGTCTCGTCTGTGCGGCGAGCGCGGGCGGAGGTGGCGTCGTCGCGCTCCGGTCGCTTCCGGCCGACGCCGACTCGGAAACCGGCCCGGGACCGAACCGACTCCGGCGGGCGATACGCGGGGCGAGTCGGTTCGGCGTCCGCGGGGCGAGCTTTCCGTTCACGCCGCGAGCCGTCGATCCGCGAAGACTCCACCCTCGGCGGTTCGTCCGGCGGTTCACCCCCGACCTGGCGCTGTTTTTCGTCGCCATCGCCCTCGTGTTCGCCGGCTTCGGCGCCTTCTTCGCGCCGCTGCCCGCCTATCTCGCCGCCGTCGGCTTCGGCGATCAGGCGGTGTTCGGCCTCTATCTCGTCTTGAACGTCGGCGCGGCCGCGTTCTTCGGCGTGTCGGCCCGTCTCACCGCGCGCTACGAGACGATGCTCGTCCACGTCGGCGCGCTCGCCGTCCGTGGCGTCGCGATTCCCGCCGTCGTGGTGACGGGCGGGGCGCTCGCCCCCGCAGCCCTCGTGTTCGCCGCCATCGGCTGTGCGTGGGCGGTCATTGCCGTCACGGCGGGCACGCTCGTCACCCGCCTCTCGCCGGCCGTCGTCCGCGGAGAGGCACTCGGCGTGTACAGCGCGCTCTCGGCAGCGGCGGGCGGCGTCGGCAGCATCGCCGGCGGATGGCTCGCAGCCCGCGCGTATCTCCGGGCGTTCGGCGTCGCGGGCGGCCTCGTTCTCGTCGGGGCGGGTGTCGTCGCCCTGCTCCGGTGGCGGGTTCGACGGCGCGCGGCCGACGACCCGGAGCGGTCCCTTTATTCACTCGACTCGACAGAATGA
- a CDS encoding sodium:calcium antiporter, producing the protein MFGLAAAAVLAVVSTGVIWFGSERLEDAASRLSRHYGLPAAVHGAVVVAVGSSFPELSSVVISTLLHGEFSLGVGTIVGSAIFNLLVIPALSALVVEELESTRDIVHKDAQFYIISVLVLFITFALGATYVPGGTNEAAILTPTLALLPLATYGVYVFLHYQDTQEHVAPSVDIDPLWQWGRLVVALLLIAVGVEGIVRAALTFGDFFGTSTFLWGLTVIAAATSLPDAFVSVRAAQSDEDVTSLTNVLGSNTFNLLVAIPVGVLLGGAATIDFLVAIPMMSFLAFATLVFVVVTRTDLELTSVEAYALLGLYALFLLWMGAETVGAVDVVRGL; encoded by the coding sequence GTGTTCGGACTCGCTGCCGCGGCCGTGCTCGCGGTCGTTTCGACGGGCGTCATCTGGTTCGGAAGCGAACGGCTCGAAGACGCGGCCAGCCGGCTCAGCCGGCATTACGGACTCCCGGCCGCCGTTCACGGTGCCGTCGTCGTCGCCGTCGGTTCCAGTTTCCCCGAACTCAGCTCCGTCGTCATCAGTACGCTCCTCCACGGCGAGTTTTCGCTCGGCGTCGGCACCATCGTCGGGAGCGCCATCTTCAACCTCCTCGTGATCCCCGCCCTCTCCGCGCTCGTCGTCGAGGAACTCGAATCCACCCGCGACATCGTCCACAAGGACGCCCAGTTTTACATCATCAGCGTGCTCGTCCTCTTCATCACGTTCGCGCTCGGCGCGACGTACGTCCCCGGCGGGACGAACGAGGCGGCCATCCTCACGCCGACGCTCGCGCTCCTCCCGCTGGCGACTTACGGCGTCTACGTCTTCCTCCACTATCAGGACACCCAGGAGCACGTCGCTCCGAGCGTCGATATCGACCCGCTCTGGCAGTGGGGGCGGCTGGTCGTTGCACTCCTCCTCATTGCCGTCGGCGTCGAAGGTATCGTCCGGGCGGCGCTCACGTTCGGTGACTTCTTCGGCACGTCGACGTTCCTCTGGGGGCTGACGGTCATCGCCGCCGCGACCAGTCTCCCGGACGCGTTCGTCAGCGTTCGCGCCGCGCAGAGCGACGAGGACGTCACGAGCCTCACGAACGTCCTCGGCAGTAACACGTTCAACCTGCTGGTCGCCATCCCCGTTGGCGTCCTGCTCGGCGGCGCGGCCACCATCGACTTCCTCGTCGCCATCCCGATGATGTCCTTCCTGGCCTTCGCGACGCTCGTGTTCGTCGTCGTCACCCGCACCGACCTCGAACTCACGAGCGTCGAGGCGTACGCGCTCCTCGGCCTCTATGCGCTTTTCCTCCTCTGGATGGGCGCCGAAACGGTCGGTGCCGTCGATGTCGTTCGGGGGCTGTAG